In Monodelphis domestica isolate mMonDom1 chromosome 4, mMonDom1.pri, whole genome shotgun sequence, one DNA window encodes the following:
- the LOC100027379 gene encoding chymotrypsin-C, with translation MPNLANRVVGGEDVRPHSWPWQVSLQYLKDDTFRHTCGGSLISSQHVLTAAHCISKDKTYRVLLGKNNLVEEEADAVAAAVDTIFVHEKWNSFLVRNDIALIKLAEPVELSDTIQVACLPPEGSLLAHDYPCYVTGWGRLWTNGPIADNLQQGFLPIVDHTTCTKSDWWGSMVTQKMVCAGGDGVISACNGDSGGPLNCQAENGAWEVRGIVSFGSAWGCNTSKKPTVFTQVSAYMDWINEKMLL, from the exons ATGCCCAACCTGGCCAACCGGGTGGTGGGAGGAGAAGACGTCAGACCTCACAGCTGGCCCTGGCAG GTCTCCCTACAGTACCTTAAGGATGACACCTTTAGACACACCTGCGGAGGCAGCCTGATCTCCAGCCAGCATGTCCTGACTGCCGCCCACTGCATCAG CAAAGACAAAACCTACCGAGTGTTGTTGGGCAAGAATAACCTGGTGGAGGAAGAGGCTGACGCAGTGGCAGCAGCTGTGGATACCATTTTTGTCCATGAGAAGTGGAACTCCTTCCTGGTGCG CAATGACATCGCCCTTATCAAGCTGGCTGAACCTGTGGAACTGAGTGACACCATCCAGGTGGCCTGCCTGCCCCCAGAGGGATCTCTGCTGGCTCATGACTATCCTTGCTATGTGACTGGCTGGGGGCGCCTCTGGA CCAATGGCCCCATTGCTGATAATCTCCAACAAGGCTTCCTGCCCATAGTGGACCATACTACGTGCACCAAGAGTGACTGGTGGGGCAGCATGGTGACCCAAAAAATGGTGTGTGCTGGAGGAGATGGCGTCATCTCGGCCTGCAAT GGGGACTCAGGTGGACCCCTGAACTGTCAGGCTGAAAATGGAGCCTGGGAAGTGAGAGGGATTGTGAGTTTTGGTTCTGCCTGGGGCTGCAACACATCTAAGAAGCCCACAGTCTTCACCCAGGTCTCTGCCTACATGGACTGGATTAATGAG AAAATGCTGCTCTGA